The Chloroflexia bacterium SDU3-3 genome includes the window TTGAGGTGTCGGTCTGTGATGTAAGGCTGAGAAAAATGGTGCTGGCGCGGCGTTCGTGTATCTTCGCAGGCTCGCCGCGCCAGGGATCGGGCTAGCGCACCAGCAGCCACAGCGCGCCCGCCGTGATGAATGGCACGGTCAGGTTGTCCAGCCCGGCGGGGGTGACGCCCTCGGCCACAGTGGCCAGCAGCGCGCCCACGGTGGCCGCGATCAGCAGCTGGGGCGTGGTGAGAACCGGCGCGAAGGGGGCCATCACCACATTGCCCGAGATCAGGCCCAGCGTCAGGTAGATCGCCGCGAAGCTGACCACCGCCATCACCACCGAGCCTTCGACGCTGCGCGTGCTGCCCCAGATGGTGTAGGGGTGCCGCCCGAACAGCCGCCCCGCGATCGCCGCCAGCGAGTCGCCCCAGGTGAGCACCATGATCGCGGCGGCGGCCACCGGCCCGTAGTCGGCGATGGGCGTGCCGTCGTCGGTCTGGCCGATGGGCCGCCAGAGCAGCGCGAATACCACGGTGACAGCTAGCGCGAAGTAGGCCGCGCCGGGCGTGCTATCCTCTTGGTCGATAGATTTGACTAGGCGGAAGTAGTAGAGCAGATAGTTGGCCACGGTGAAGATCGCGAAGGGGATGATGCCGACCCACCAGCGGTAGAACAGCATCATGATCGCGATTATCCACATGCC containing:
- a CDS encoding phosphatidate cytidylyltransferase, which gives rise to MYQREIIGLAISLIYALCLIGMSELLYRKLDVPQFYTRKFVHVWAGMWIIAIMMLFYRWWVGIIPFAIFTVANYLLYYFRLVKSIDQEDSTPGAAYFALAVTVVFALLWRPIGQTDDGTPIADYGPVAAAAIMVLTWGDSLAAIAGRLFGRHPYTIWGSTRSVEGSVVMAVVSFAAIYLTLGLISGNVVMAPFAPVLTTPQLLIAATVGALLATVAEGVTPAGLDNLTVPFITAGALWLLVR